In the Candidatus Obscuribacterales bacterium genome, CATGTTGGTTTTTGTGGTGGCGGGATTGATGGCCTTTACCCAGTTGGGTATCGACTCCAATCCTAATATTGATATCCCTGCGGTGAGTATCACCGTCACCCAAGCAGGGGCGGGACCATCGGAACTGGAAACCCAGGTGACCCGCAAGGTGGAAGATGCGGTGGCGGGGCTGGGCAATATTGATGACATTAACTCCGTGGTGACCGACGGTAGCTCGACCACCACCATTAGCTTTGTGCTGGGCACAGACAGCGATCGCGCCACCAATGATGTGCGTAATGCCATCGCCCAAATCCGCCAAGATCTGCCGGAGGAGGTCAACGAACCGGTGGTGCAGCGGCTGGAATTTGCTGGCGGCCCGATTATGACCTATGTGGTGACATCGGATCAGCAGTCGGTGGAAGAGCTGAGTAACTTGGTAGATCGCACCATCAGCCGGGAGTTGCTGTCGGTGCCGGGGGTGTCCCAAATTCGCCGCGTCGGGGGGCTCGATCGGGAAATTCGCATCAACCTCAGTCCCGAACGACTGCAGGCCTTGGGCATCACCGCGACCCAAGTTAACGACCAAATTCGCGCCCTGAATGTGGATTTACCAGGGGGGCGATCGGATGCGGGGGGCAGTGAAAACAATATTCGCACCCTCGGCAGTGCCGGCACGGTGGAGGCCCTCAGCGCTTATCCTATTGGTCTCCCTGAAGGGGGAACTGTGCCTCTAAACGCTCTCGGACAGGTGGAGGACGGCTTTGGCGAAGTGGAGCAACAGGCGAGGTTTGTCGATACAGCTCTGCAATCAGAAGCCTTGCCGGTGGTAGCCTTTTCCGTCCTGCGCAGTACTGGCAGCACCCTCGTTTCCGTGGAAGAAGGGGTGCGGGCCGCCGTGGAGCGGCTGCAAACCACCCTCCCCGAGGATGTGCGGCTGGAGTTAATTGTCACCCGAGCCGATCCTATTCGCCAGTCCTCCGCCGCCACTCAGGGGGCGTTGGTCATGGGGTCTATTCTCAC is a window encoding:
- a CDS encoding efflux RND transporter permease subunit, translating into MQLSAWSIRKPVPTLVGMLVFVVAGLMAFTQLGIDSNPNIDIPAVSITVTQAGAGPSELETQVTRKVEDAVAGLGNIDDINSVVTDGSSTTTISFVLGTDSDRATNDVRNAIAQIRQDLPEEVNEPVVQRLEFAGGPIMTYVVTSDQQSVEELSNLVDRTISRELLSVPGVSQIRRVGGLDREIRINLSPERLQALGITATQVNDQIRALNVDLPGGRSDAGGSENNIRTLGSAGTVEALSAYPIGLPEGGTVPLNALGQVEDGFGEVEQQARFVDTALQSEALPVVAFSVLRSTGSTLVSVEEGVRAAVERLQTTLPEDVRLELIVTRADPIRQSSAATQGALVMGSILTVIVVGLFLRDWRPTLITALALPLSILPTFLVMRSLDYTLNGMTLLALALAMGNLVDDAICMIENIDQHLQMGKKPMRAALDASAEIGFAVVATTATIVAVFVPVAFMGGVPGQFFQPFGITVAVATMFSTLVAVTVTPMMAAYLLKPSTQTPRARFSPELAPTRSRLRPYRGIITWALRHRLVTLAIALLFFIGSLQLVPLIPTGLF